One Rubritalea squalenifaciens DSM 18772 genomic region harbors:
- the sppA gene encoding signal peptide peptidase SppA, whose product MSRFIPSILTASALMAATSLYAEPTVAVYDLDSPISESGQTSTSLFNLSDASRPLTHFDITESLEAAINDNEIKGVVFDVDDSSMSLAQVQEIRCLLLKLREQEKDVWLYTEYLTPTTALLGSAANHMTLMPEGNVMLTGLYGESMYFKNLLDKVGVKVEVIHIGDFKSAGETFYRTGPSEYAEKQQAALLDSLYEQIINQLAEGRKLSKEKVKDIINKGVISPKEALELKLVDHLEYRTDFIKKVRAHYGKETKFDRTYSLPDPNGPEIKGFFDLVKLMLNSDGDAKATSPYIAVVVLEGNITDESVAPVRKEILAATRNDNCKGLVLRVNSPGGSALASDVLWEATDEFKATGRPFVVSMGAVAASGGYYVSAGADKIFAEPGTITGSIGVVGMKFVFGDAMDKLGITVHASKRGKHADLMNITRAYTPEETELIRKSMLDVYGTFKKRIMDGRGDRIKGELEKLAGGRVYSGKDAIAIGLVDELGGLNDAINHLYDSLHSENEIDVLLFPEPKSPMEGLFAKPKEDKHEFIQAAHPQHSMVEQLRKELLQSQAVGLLGPDKAKQIESFLNKLEAYQSQRVLLIAPSLPMN is encoded by the coding sequence ATGTCCCGATTTATTCCATCCATCCTCACAGCCTCAGCCTTGATGGCAGCCACTAGCTTGTATGCAGAGCCCACCGTCGCGGTCTATGACCTAGATAGCCCGATCTCTGAAAGTGGTCAGACAAGCACCAGCCTGTTCAACCTGAGCGACGCATCACGTCCGCTGACTCACTTCGACATCACTGAGAGCCTTGAGGCAGCCATCAACGACAATGAGATCAAAGGCGTCGTTTTCGACGTAGACGATTCCTCTATGTCACTGGCTCAAGTACAGGAAATCCGCTGTCTTCTCCTGAAACTCAGAGAACAAGAAAAAGACGTCTGGCTCTACACCGAATATCTGACTCCCACCACCGCACTGCTAGGCAGCGCCGCGAACCACATGACCCTCATGCCAGAGGGCAACGTCATGCTCACAGGCCTCTATGGCGAGAGCATGTACTTCAAAAACTTGCTGGATAAAGTAGGCGTCAAAGTCGAGGTCATTCACATCGGAGACTTCAAGTCCGCTGGAGAAACCTTCTACAGGACTGGACCATCCGAGTACGCTGAGAAACAGCAGGCCGCTTTGCTAGACTCACTCTACGAACAGATCATCAACCAACTGGCAGAGGGACGTAAGCTCTCCAAAGAGAAGGTCAAAGACATCATCAACAAAGGCGTCATCAGCCCCAAGGAAGCTCTGGAGCTCAAGCTCGTGGATCATTTGGAGTACCGCACTGACTTCATCAAAAAAGTCAGAGCCCATTACGGCAAGGAAACGAAATTCGACCGCACCTATTCACTCCCTGATCCCAATGGCCCGGAGATCAAAGGCTTCTTCGACCTGGTCAAACTCATGCTCAATTCTGATGGTGATGCCAAAGCAACATCACCTTACATCGCAGTCGTCGTCTTGGAAGGCAACATCACTGACGAATCGGTTGCGCCAGTCCGAAAGGAGATTCTGGCAGCCACTCGCAACGACAACTGCAAAGGTCTCGTTCTTCGCGTGAACTCACCAGGGGGATCTGCTCTTGCTTCAGACGTCCTATGGGAAGCGACTGATGAATTCAAAGCCACCGGCCGTCCATTTGTTGTTTCTATGGGGGCAGTCGCAGCTAGTGGTGGTTACTACGTCTCTGCAGGAGCAGACAAGATCTTCGCAGAGCCCGGCACCATCACTGGTTCGATTGGTGTAGTCGGCATGAAATTTGTGTTTGGCGATGCCATGGACAAACTTGGCATCACGGTGCACGCCTCCAAGCGTGGCAAGCACGCCGACCTCATGAATATCACGCGCGCTTACACCCCTGAGGAAACCGAGCTGATCCGCAAGTCCATGCTCGACGTCTACGGGACTTTCAAGAAGCGCATCATGGATGGCCGCGGTGACCGCATCAAAGGTGAACTGGAAAAGCTGGCAGGTGGTCGAGTCTACAGCGGCAAAGACGCTATTGCTATCGGCCTGGTAGATGAACTCGGTGGTCTGAATGACGCCATCAACCACCTCTATGATTCCCTCCACAGTGAGAATGAAATAGACGTCCTTCTCTTCCCCGAGCCTAAGAGCCCTATGGAAGGCCTGTTTGCTAAGCCAAAAGAAGACAAGCATGAGTTCATTCAGGCAGCTCATCCGCAGCATTCCATGGTAGAGCAACTCCGCAAAGAGCTTCTACAGAGCCAAGCCGTCGGGCTCCTCGGTCCTGACAAGGCAAAGCAAATTGAAAGCTTCCTCAATAAGCTGGAAGCCTACCAGAGCCAGCGTGTGCTCCTAATTGCTCCTAGCCTTCCGATGAATTAA
- the ribH gene encoding 6,7-dimethyl-8-ribityllumazine synthase, with amino-acid sequence MSTALPPRPRNISNSKARISIVASKYNEEFTDALVENAKDELAAIMPHARVDVVRVPGAFEIPVACAAVLAGEEKPQAVIALGLIIRGKTQHGDLVAESVSTSLQEMAVKHVTPVIHEVLLVEDEKQAYARCIGSQLNRGREAARAAESMVELFSKLKHDPDSKKKLNRQFPSNA; translated from the coding sequence ATGTCGACGGCACTTCCTCCAAGACCAAGAAATATCTCCAACTCAAAGGCTCGCATCAGCATTGTCGCTTCCAAGTACAATGAAGAGTTTACCGATGCCCTCGTTGAGAATGCCAAAGATGAACTCGCAGCCATCATGCCACACGCCCGCGTGGATGTTGTCCGCGTTCCTGGAGCTTTTGAAATCCCGGTAGCCTGTGCCGCCGTACTTGCCGGAGAGGAAAAGCCACAGGCTGTGATCGCCCTGGGCCTCATCATTAGAGGAAAAACCCAGCACGGAGATTTGGTCGCAGAATCCGTCAGCACCAGCCTGCAGGAGATGGCCGTCAAGCATGTTACTCCCGTGATTCATGAAGTATTGCTTGTCGAGGACGAGAAACAAGCTTACGCACGCTGCATCGGCTCCCAGCTCAACCGCGGACGCGAGGCTGCCAGAGCTGCGGAATCCATGGTAGAGCTCTTCTCCAAGTTGAAGCACGACCCAGATTCCAAAAAGAAACTTAACCGACAGTTCCCGAGCAATGCATAG
- a CDS encoding lysophospholipid acyltransferase family protein: MGKSTEIRGGTKAKVIGRVIGGVIWLVGITLRMRFVDRTGAGKTQGTPDEVPPMLYSLWHNRVFIMPFFKRKFLRKRRVTVLTSASKDGTILETAVGMFGMGAVRGSSSRRAVAALVAMKKALKAGSDVCVTPDGPRGPVYKIQAGIVKLAQTTGAPLCIVRVHYSSYWSLKSWDRFMIPKPFSKVEIIFEEPYFVGDDLDEAGFEAEREKLEQAMSLSA; encoded by the coding sequence ATGGGGAAATCAACAGAGATACGTGGTGGGACCAAGGCCAAGGTCATCGGTAGAGTAATCGGTGGCGTGATATGGCTGGTGGGGATTACGCTGCGTATGCGCTTTGTGGACCGTACTGGCGCGGGCAAGACCCAGGGAACGCCGGATGAGGTGCCACCGATGCTCTATTCCCTCTGGCACAACCGGGTGTTCATCATGCCCTTTTTCAAGCGCAAGTTCCTGCGCAAGCGCCGGGTAACTGTGCTGACCAGTGCCAGTAAGGACGGGACGATCCTGGAGACTGCCGTGGGGATGTTCGGGATGGGGGCCGTTCGAGGCTCAAGCTCTCGCCGGGCCGTGGCTGCCCTGGTGGCTATGAAGAAGGCTCTTAAGGCTGGCAGCGATGTCTGCGTGACGCCTGATGGTCCCCGCGGGCCAGTCTACAAGATTCAGGCAGGTATTGTGAAGCTAGCTCAGACGACTGGAGCCCCCCTCTGTATCGTGCGTGTGCACTACTCGAGCTACTGGAGCCTGAAGAGTTGGGACCGCTTCATGATTCCTAAGCCCTTCAGCAAGGTGGAAATCATTTTCGAAGAGCCCTATTTTGTAGGGGATGACCTGGATGAAGCTGGTTTCGAGGCTGAGCGGGAGAAGCTGGAGCAGGCGATGTCCTTGTCAGCATGA
- a CDS encoding chondroitinase family polysaccharide lyase, with protein MHSYFYPLFAVSFLLSSCHRSQKSATEPQHPTEESLSYTSGNTDAFAPGQEKNPSELLIPSAELPTGLSWQNSSVNTDNTHHVWSDYSLRWDWKNQSSLTLHRPIPWMPPKQARGKYKFPHPVQNCFTVWIYNKTPHKDAKLRFSFGADEKEICHFYFSLNFTGWRTAWVSYDRDMLGEKPSAPMDYVTIQAPANIPKGTLWIGDTMIHKFIDARHQHGDPQVPFVHGADTKKAGHWDPIMHLYELGQNQRADNPITGQEMKALATIAKRLEMKEKSQPLNDKILVSLEKQFATYGIIKDEHGIRGKHIYMEHQQVGAPENLEQFQAHTLQQTCDFLLNLARTYNRVPQNDRAEAKALRVAEMFCLLTEHMLDQGFTAGSSLGTMHHFGYRTRSWVPAISAMQEPLAKARLLEQARESLVWFYNSNRIFAPVEELANMDYLNTLSQADFTIQMIGEDNAAKVARIKRYSQWISETISSESPGTTSGFKPDGSLFHHAMHYHGYGIPAIDKISTSVVHKLDGTPFEITPEAYEVLKRAYLAANYWGYPYCGFNACGRHPITHDLTSSRGALQKLALSRPGTSDVDSELAACYLEMFGGDSQKLFVESISPSRTQGFHVMNYNAGGSYKWGNSTVQLKGFGDGIKSHETYRDANRYGRYLSHGSTQIFKTTSDHKSGQLNEGWNWSQIPGTTSQLLPFDELEGSKGFYGWGPKQQSYPSGAGKLGKHFGAFLFQLDPSKDDQSLRIRKSVFLIDREIICLGSGISNQSKTYPTITTVFQAALPTKGEDLSSQGDGWLIDPFGTGYYLPGDQNLKHHSGLQKSPDQSDRKPTSGNFSTAWLEHGITPRNASYQYHIVLDATPELMKTWHSEHAAHYQIIQQDDTAHVIANKSKNLEATAAFSPYQSKGDTTLLSTDRSCIALIRHQADKSLQLSITDIDLPLAGKAPLSPTTVIELKGKWSLSTSKGDKGIQLESSGENTRLLITTWRGESVQMQLTPSAD; from the coding sequence ATGCATTCCTATTTTTACCCATTGTTCGCGGTATCATTCCTCCTTAGCTCCTGTCACCGGAGTCAGAAAAGCGCCACAGAACCACAGCATCCTACAGAAGAGAGCCTCAGCTACACGTCTGGAAATACCGATGCTTTTGCACCCGGCCAAGAAAAGAACCCGAGCGAATTGCTCATTCCCTCAGCAGAACTTCCTACAGGGCTTAGCTGGCAAAACTCCTCGGTAAACACTGACAACACGCACCATGTCTGGAGCGACTATTCCCTACGCTGGGACTGGAAAAATCAGTCAAGCCTCACCCTCCACCGCCCCATCCCCTGGATGCCCCCCAAGCAAGCCCGAGGAAAATACAAGTTCCCACACCCAGTGCAGAACTGCTTCACCGTATGGATCTACAACAAAACACCACACAAGGACGCTAAGCTGCGCTTCTCCTTTGGCGCGGACGAAAAAGAGATCTGCCATTTTTACTTTAGTCTGAACTTCACAGGCTGGCGCACTGCCTGGGTTTCCTATGACCGAGACATGCTGGGAGAAAAACCAAGTGCTCCCATGGATTATGTCACCATCCAAGCTCCAGCCAACATCCCTAAGGGAACGCTCTGGATTGGCGACACCATGATTCACAAATTCATCGATGCCCGCCATCAGCACGGTGATCCACAAGTCCCCTTTGTCCATGGTGCCGACACCAAAAAGGCAGGGCACTGGGATCCAATCATGCACCTTTACGAGCTTGGTCAAAACCAGAGAGCAGACAACCCCATTACCGGGCAAGAAATGAAGGCCCTAGCCACCATTGCCAAGCGGCTCGAGATGAAAGAGAAATCTCAGCCACTTAATGACAAGATACTCGTCAGCCTAGAGAAGCAATTTGCCACCTATGGAATCATCAAAGATGAACATGGCATCCGGGGTAAGCATATCTACATGGAGCATCAGCAGGTGGGAGCTCCAGAAAACTTGGAGCAGTTCCAGGCGCATACACTTCAACAAACTTGTGACTTCCTACTCAATCTTGCGCGTACTTACAACCGGGTTCCACAGAATGATCGGGCGGAAGCCAAGGCATTACGTGTAGCAGAAATGTTCTGCCTGCTCACCGAGCACATGCTAGATCAAGGGTTCACGGCAGGCAGTTCATTGGGCACGATGCATCACTTTGGTTACCGCACCCGATCCTGGGTTCCAGCGATTTCGGCGATGCAGGAACCACTTGCTAAAGCAAGGCTGCTTGAGCAAGCTAGAGAATCACTTGTTTGGTTTTATAATTCTAACAGAATATTTGCACCAGTCGAAGAGCTGGCGAACATGGACTATCTCAATACCCTGTCTCAGGCGGACTTCACCATCCAAATGATTGGTGAAGATAATGCGGCCAAAGTAGCTCGCATCAAAAGATACTCACAATGGATCAGCGAGACAATTAGCTCCGAATCTCCGGGGACGACTTCGGGCTTCAAACCTGACGGCTCACTCTTCCACCACGCCATGCATTACCATGGCTACGGTATCCCAGCGATCGACAAAATCAGCACAAGTGTCGTTCACAAACTGGATGGCACACCCTTTGAGATTACTCCAGAAGCCTATGAAGTATTGAAACGTGCTTATCTTGCAGCCAACTATTGGGGCTACCCCTACTGTGGATTCAACGCCTGCGGCAGACACCCGATTACCCATGACCTCACCAGCAGCAGAGGCGCTCTGCAGAAGCTAGCTCTTAGCCGACCTGGTACTAGTGACGTTGATAGCGAGTTGGCGGCTTGCTACTTGGAAATGTTTGGCGGAGATAGTCAAAAGCTCTTTGTTGAAAGCATCTCACCTTCACGTACACAAGGCTTTCACGTCATGAACTACAATGCAGGAGGATCCTACAAATGGGGTAACTCTACCGTGCAGCTCAAGGGCTTTGGCGACGGCATCAAATCTCACGAAACTTACCGCGATGCCAACCGCTACGGCCGTTATCTAAGCCACGGCTCTACACAGATCTTCAAGACAACATCAGATCACAAGAGCGGACAGCTGAATGAGGGCTGGAACTGGAGCCAGATCCCAGGAACTACTAGCCAGCTTCTTCCCTTTGATGAACTCGAGGGTAGTAAGGGCTTCTACGGTTGGGGGCCAAAACAACAGAGCTATCCATCCGGAGCGGGAAAGCTGGGCAAGCATTTCGGAGCCTTCCTCTTCCAGCTTGACCCAAGCAAAGACGATCAGTCACTGCGCATACGTAAGAGCGTTTTCCTCATCGACCGGGAAATCATTTGTTTAGGCAGCGGTATCAGCAACCAGTCTAAAACCTACCCGACAATCACGACTGTATTTCAAGCAGCACTGCCGACAAAGGGTGAAGACCTGAGCTCTCAGGGAGATGGCTGGCTCATTGATCCTTTCGGCACCGGTTACTACCTACCAGGAGACCAAAACCTAAAACACCATTCGGGCTTACAAAAATCTCCGGATCAATCAGACCGCAAGCCTACCTCCGGCAACTTCTCCACTGCCTGGCTTGAGCACGGAATCACTCCAAGGAATGCAAGCTATCAATACCACATCGTACTGGATGCCACACCAGAGCTCATGAAAACATGGCATAGCGAGCACGCTGCTCACTACCAAATCATTCAACAAGATGATACGGCTCACGTGATCGCTAACAAATCAAAGAACCTAGAGGCCACAGCCGCCTTTTCTCCCTATCAAAGTAAGGGTGACACGACCTTACTCTCCACCGACCGCAGCTGCATCGCCTTGATCCGTCACCAGGCAGATAAAAGCCTCCAGCTGAGTATCACCGACATTGATCTCCCCTTGGCAGGCAAGGCCCCCCTATCTCCGACTACCGTGATTGAACTCAAAGGCAAGTGGTCTCTCTCTACGTCCAAGGGAGACAAAGGGATCCAGCTAGAGTCATCCGGGGAGAATACACGCCTCCTGATCACCACCTGGCGTGGTGAATCTGTACAAATGCAGCTCACGCCATCTGCGGACTAA
- a CDS encoding DUF2721 domain-containing protein, which produces MQIELSTPALLFPAVSLLFLSYTNRFLALSALIRKLHTEWREDSKFGGKSALAQIENLRHRLVLIRWMQVSGAVSLFCCVLSMAAMLLDFRVLGVWIFGTALFLMAVSLIALVKEASVSGGALNILLNEAEEKEE; this is translated from the coding sequence ATGCAGATCGAGTTATCCACTCCAGCCCTCCTTTTTCCGGCTGTGAGTTTGCTGTTTCTTAGTTACACGAACCGATTTTTAGCTCTGTCTGCGCTGATCCGGAAGCTGCACACGGAATGGCGGGAGGATTCCAAGTTTGGTGGTAAGTCGGCTCTCGCACAGATCGAGAACCTGCGTCACCGGCTAGTGCTGATCCGCTGGATGCAGGTGAGCGGTGCGGTTAGTCTTTTCTGCTGTGTGCTCTCCATGGCAGCCATGTTGCTCGATTTCCGAGTGCTTGGCGTGTGGATCTTTGGGACGGCTCTCTTTCTGATGGCGGTTTCCCTGATTGCCCTGGTCAAGGAGGCGAGTGTCTCTGGTGGCGCGCTGAATATTTTGCTCAATGAGGCCGAGGAAAAAGAGGAATAA
- the asnS gene encoding asparagine--tRNA ligase, with protein sequence MRTLIKHALGSDSPMDSIVIKGWVRTRRDSKEFSFLEMNDGSCLANIQCIADAGIPGYEHIGKMSTGAAVGITGKLIESPGQGQKWEVQVTELELIGEAPSDYPLQKKGHTPEFLRSISHLRPRANLYGAVFRMRSRLAHAVHRFFEERDFTLVHTPIITASDCEGAGEMFRVTTQDPTNTKADKPEEDFFAKATYLTVSGQLEGEAFATALSNIYTFGPTFRAENSHTSRHAAEFWMVEPEMAFCDLEGDMDLAEEFVKYLVKDILENNEGDLDIFCKFVDKSLRERLEFVVERSFQRVSYTEAVEILIQSGKKFEYPIEWGVNLQSEHERYLTEEHFKSPTTVYNYPKSVKPFYMRTNDDGKTVTAMDLLVPGIGEIIGGAQREERMDVLKKNMEEHGLSDEDYWWYLDLRKYGTCPHAGFGMGFERMLMFVTGMKNIRDVIPFSRTPGSCEF encoded by the coding sequence ATGCGAACTTTAATCAAGCACGCTCTGGGTAGCGACTCCCCGATGGACTCCATCGTCATCAAGGGATGGGTGCGTACCAGACGCGACTCCAAAGAGTTTTCCTTCCTCGAAATGAACGACGGGTCCTGCCTGGCGAACATCCAGTGCATTGCGGATGCTGGCATCCCTGGTTACGAGCACATCGGTAAGATGTCTACCGGTGCCGCGGTCGGCATCACAGGAAAGCTGATCGAATCTCCCGGCCAAGGCCAGAAATGGGAAGTCCAGGTCACCGAACTTGAACTGATCGGCGAGGCTCCATCTGATTACCCGCTACAGAAGAAAGGTCATACTCCTGAGTTCCTGCGCTCCATTTCCCATCTACGCCCACGCGCGAATCTCTACGGAGCCGTCTTCCGCATGCGCTCACGTCTTGCCCATGCAGTTCACCGTTTCTTCGAAGAGCGTGACTTCACCTTGGTTCACACTCCGATCATTACGGCATCCGACTGCGAAGGTGCTGGTGAAATGTTCCGCGTCACCACCCAGGACCCGACCAATACCAAGGCCGACAAACCAGAGGAAGACTTCTTCGCCAAGGCGACCTACCTCACCGTCTCCGGTCAGCTCGAGGGAGAAGCCTTTGCCACCGCCCTTTCTAACATCTATACCTTCGGCCCGACATTCCGCGCGGAGAACTCCCACACCTCACGCCACGCCGCCGAGTTCTGGATGGTCGAGCCAGAGATGGCATTCTGTGACCTTGAGGGAGACATGGACCTTGCCGAGGAATTCGTCAAATACCTCGTGAAAGACATCCTTGAGAACAACGAAGGTGACCTCGATATCTTCTGCAAGTTTGTCGACAAGTCCCTCCGTGAGCGACTGGAGTTCGTGGTCGAGCGTTCATTCCAGCGTGTCTCCTACACCGAAGCCGTCGAGATCCTCATCCAGTCCGGCAAGAAATTTGAATACCCGATCGAGTGGGGAGTAAACCTGCAGTCCGAGCACGAGCGCTACCTGACCGAGGAACATTTCAAGAGCCCCACCACCGTTTACAACTATCCGAAATCCGTGAAGCCATTCTATATGCGCACGAACGACGACGGCAAGACCGTCACCGCCATGGACCTTCTCGTCCCAGGCATCGGCGAAATCATCGGTGGTGCCCAGCGTGAAGAGCGCATGGACGTTCTCAAAAAGAATATGGAAGAGCACGGCCTCTCCGATGAGGACTACTGGTGGTACCTGGATCTGCGCAAGTACGGCACCTGCCCACATGCAGGCTTCGGGATGGGCTTCGAGCGCATGCTCATGTTCGTCACTGGCATGAAAAACATCCGGGACGTCATCCCCTTCTCCAGGACTCCGGGCTCCTGCGAATTCTAA
- a CDS encoding VPGUxxT family thioredoxin-like (seleno)protein, type 2 encodes MGLRWLFLLGFSILLSSCSAESKNFAQETGPAAFLRDFDQAAALSKKTNKPIFAFFQEVPGUAGCKKFGHEVMAHPIIVDSIENTFVPLLIKNNSGGKDKEMLRKFNEPAWNYQVIRFFDASGKDIIPRKDKIWDLKSLTDRMVLALQKSGQKIPAPLELLRIELSTQNQAKAAFAMHCFWTGERKLGALPGVITTEAGWIDGLEVTLVTYDQTQLKLQDLVRKASAIECANKIFVPRERLDLVRKITAKPVATLGKQYRKAKGSDQKRQLAGTRFTKLELTPAQATKVNAFARTDKTKALTYLTASQRAEVTR; translated from the coding sequence ATGGGTTTACGATGGCTGTTTCTTTTAGGCTTCAGTATTTTGCTGAGCTCTTGCTCCGCCGAATCAAAAAACTTTGCCCAAGAGACTGGGCCGGCCGCTTTTCTTAGAGACTTTGATCAGGCCGCGGCACTCTCCAAAAAGACTAACAAGCCGATCTTCGCCTTTTTTCAGGAAGTCCCCGGATGAGCAGGCTGCAAGAAGTTTGGCCATGAGGTCATGGCCCACCCCATCATCGTTGATAGTATTGAGAACACCTTTGTCCCGCTCCTCATCAAGAATAACAGCGGAGGTAAGGACAAAGAAATGCTTCGCAAGTTCAACGAGCCTGCCTGGAACTACCAAGTCATCCGCTTCTTCGACGCCTCGGGTAAAGATATCATTCCTCGCAAAGACAAAATCTGGGACCTCAAGAGCCTAACAGACAGAATGGTTTTAGCTCTTCAAAAATCCGGGCAGAAGATTCCAGCTCCTTTGGAGCTCCTACGGATAGAACTCAGCACACAGAATCAGGCCAAGGCCGCCTTTGCAATGCACTGCTTCTGGACTGGTGAGCGCAAACTTGGTGCCCTACCCGGAGTCATCACCACGGAGGCGGGCTGGATCGATGGACTGGAAGTCACGCTCGTGACCTATGATCAAACCCAACTCAAGCTTCAGGATCTGGTGAGAAAAGCCAGCGCCATCGAATGCGCCAATAAAATCTTCGTTCCCCGAGAACGACTCGATCTGGTGAGAAAGATTACCGCGAAGCCCGTAGCCACTCTGGGCAAGCAATACAGGAAGGCCAAAGGTTCTGACCAAAAGCGCCAACTCGCCGGCACGCGCTTTACCAAACTAGAACTCACCCCAGCACAAGCTACCAAAGTCAATGCCTTTGCCCGCACGGACAAAACCAAGGCTCTCACCTACCTCACGGCGTCTCAACGAGCTGAAGTGACCCGGTAG
- a CDS encoding alpha-hydroxy acid oxidase produces the protein MKKEYFNPEIPSVEFLMQRVKKRLPGFAYDYLVGGCFSEVNLERNISDIKQVQLKPWYLRDFAGASQQTQLFGKSYDSPFGVAPVGLQGLMWPRSCEYLARAARDHGVPFVLSTVGTASIETIAEITEGEFWFQLYHPAENELRDKLLERAWSAGCRTLVILADTPTFAYRPKEIRNGLSIPPRMTLRNIIQMCLHPSWSFAQLSAGAPEFKTMKPYIPEGLNMKHLGQFMNKTFSGRLTEDKIAAIRDRWKGNLVIKGIVNPEDAELAVKLGLDGMIVSNHGGRQLDRGQSTVEPLKALVPEFKGKIKIMMDSGIRSGEDIAAALACGADFTFLGRTPMYGVCAMGEYGGHHVFEMLKRQLQQVMEQVACEKVEDFPKHLV, from the coding sequence ATGAAGAAGGAGTATTTTAATCCAGAGATTCCGTCGGTGGAATTTTTGATGCAAAGAGTGAAGAAGCGTCTGCCGGGTTTCGCCTACGATTACTTGGTGGGAGGTTGCTTTTCCGAGGTCAATCTTGAGCGGAACATCTCAGATATAAAACAAGTGCAGCTTAAGCCTTGGTATCTGCGGGACTTTGCTGGGGCTAGTCAACAGACTCAATTATTCGGGAAATCTTACGATTCTCCCTTTGGTGTAGCTCCAGTTGGTTTGCAGGGGCTCATGTGGCCCAGGTCCTGTGAGTACTTGGCTAGGGCTGCAAGAGATCATGGAGTGCCTTTTGTTCTCTCTACGGTTGGGACGGCGAGTATCGAAACGATCGCAGAGATTACCGAAGGGGAATTCTGGTTTCAGCTGTATCATCCTGCGGAGAATGAGCTTCGGGACAAGCTGTTGGAGCGGGCCTGGAGTGCAGGCTGCAGGACATTGGTGATTTTGGCTGATACGCCGACTTTTGCTTACCGACCCAAAGAAATTCGTAATGGTCTCTCTATTCCTCCGCGAATGACCTTAAGAAATATCATCCAGATGTGCCTTCACCCAAGTTGGTCCTTTGCTCAGCTGTCAGCAGGAGCTCCTGAATTTAAGACGATGAAGCCCTACATTCCTGAGGGTCTGAATATGAAACACCTCGGGCAATTCATGAATAAAACATTCTCAGGCCGTCTAACAGAGGATAAGATTGCGGCCATAAGAGACAGATGGAAGGGTAATCTGGTGATCAAGGGAATCGTCAATCCTGAGGATGCTGAGTTGGCTGTAAAGCTCGGCTTAGATGGTATGATTGTGTCTAACCATGGTGGGCGTCAGCTGGATCGAGGTCAGTCAACGGTCGAGCCATTGAAGGCGCTAGTGCCGGAGTTTAAGGGCAAGATCAAGATCATGATGGACAGCGGCATTCGTTCGGGTGAGGACATCGCGGCCGCTTTGGCATGTGGTGCTGATTTTACCTTTCTCGGGCGTACTCCGATGTATGGAGTCTGTGCCATGGGCGAGTATGGCGGGCACCATGTCTTTGAAATGCTCAAACGCCAGCTGCAGCAAGTGATGGAGCAGGTGGCGTGTGAAAAGGTCGAGGATTTCCCTAAGCACCTGGTATGA